A region of Haloplanus sp. XH21 DNA encodes the following proteins:
- a CDS encoding amino acid permease, whose protein sequence is MNDEELAKDLGPLAALTIGVGTMIGAGIFVLPRTAISQAGSFAVVAFVLGGGIALLTAFSASELGTAMPKSGGAYYYVNHALGPMFGSVAGWANWLGLAFASAFYMVGFGQYIQQIFGITGTVGLGPIGLDPVKLIALAGGALFVGINYVGAKETGRLQNIIVILLVAILGVFTAYGALRADISNLPPAAGFDDTMAVTGIIFVSYLGFVQITSVAEEIKDPGRNLPRAVIGSVLLVTVIYALVLVTMAAAVERGFIDALPTEQIAVVEVARLLLGPLGAIAMLLGGLLATASSANASILASSRINFAMGRDGIVSESLNEIHPRFATPYRSIAVTGALILAFIAAGTVETLAAMGSVLHLLIYALLNVALIVMREANPADYDPDYTVPLYPVVPILGALTALGLIVFIAPLVIALSAVLVACAIAWYFLYARTRATKQGILSQYILERAGELPDAAVDAAAGVQPDGGDYRVMVPLANPEHESHLIELASTIADQRNGTVVATHIITVPDQTTLQQAADRADQIDETSQQLLDRARADAETFGVDIETHTILSHRSFEKIFDAARTHDADLVVMGWGPNTHGAPGRAESATEELTHSLPCDVLVFRDRGFDPSRIVVPTAGGPDSELAAEVAALLRAARDAEVRVLHVADDVAAGQAFLEEWAAEHGLDEAELVVRSGDIERVIAAEAADATMLVIGATERGLLSRLVSGTLVLDVVDDVDCSVVLAERSRTRGLLERLFG, encoded by the coding sequence GTGAACGACGAGGAGCTCGCCAAGGACCTCGGCCCGCTCGCCGCGTTGACCATCGGCGTCGGGACGATGATCGGCGCGGGCATCTTCGTGTTGCCGCGGACGGCGATCAGTCAGGCGGGGTCGTTCGCCGTCGTCGCCTTCGTCCTCGGCGGCGGTATCGCGCTCCTGACGGCGTTCTCCGCCAGCGAACTCGGGACCGCGATGCCCAAATCCGGCGGCGCCTACTACTACGTCAACCACGCCCTCGGGCCGATGTTCGGCTCCGTCGCGGGGTGGGCGAACTGGCTCGGCCTCGCCTTCGCCTCCGCGTTCTACATGGTCGGATTCGGCCAGTACATCCAGCAGATATTCGGCATCACGGGCACGGTTGGGCTGGGGCCGATCGGTCTCGATCCGGTGAAACTCATCGCCCTCGCCGGCGGCGCGCTGTTCGTCGGCATCAACTACGTGGGCGCCAAAGAGACCGGGCGACTACAGAACATCATCGTCATCCTGCTGGTGGCGATTCTCGGCGTGTTCACCGCCTACGGCGCGCTCCGGGCGGACATCAGCAATCTCCCGCCGGCCGCTGGTTTCGACGACACGATGGCCGTGACCGGCATCATCTTCGTCTCCTATCTGGGCTTCGTCCAGATCACGAGCGTCGCCGAGGAGATCAAGGATCCGGGCCGGAACCTGCCGCGGGCGGTCATCGGGAGCGTGCTTCTAGTGACGGTCATCTACGCGCTCGTGCTGGTGACGATGGCCGCCGCGGTGGAACGGGGGTTCATCGACGCGCTCCCGACGGAACAGATCGCCGTCGTCGAGGTGGCCCGCCTGTTGCTCGGGCCGCTCGGCGCGATCGCGATGCTGCTCGGCGGCCTGTTGGCGACGGCCTCCAGCGCGAACGCCTCGATCCTCGCCTCCTCACGCATCAACTTCGCGATGGGCCGTGACGGCATCGTCAGCGAGTCGCTCAACGAGATCCATCCCCGGTTCGCGACGCCCTACCGCTCCATCGCCGTCACGGGGGCGCTCATCCTCGCGTTCATCGCCGCCGGGACCGTCGAGACGCTGGCCGCGATGGGCAGCGTGCTCCACCTGCTCATCTACGCGCTGCTCAACGTCGCGCTCATCGTGATGCGAGAGGCGAACCCCGCGGACTACGACCCCGACTACACGGTGCCGCTGTATCCCGTCGTCCCCATCCTCGGTGCGCTCACCGCGCTCGGCCTCATCGTCTTCATCGCGCCGCTGGTCATCGCGCTCAGCGCCGTCCTCGTCGCGTGCGCCATCGCCTGGTATTTCCTCTACGCGCGGACGCGAGCCACCAAGCAGGGCATCCTCTCGCAGTACATCCTCGAACGGGCGGGCGAACTGCCCGACGCCGCCGTCGACGCCGCGGCGGGCGTCCAACCCGACGGCGGCGACTACCGGGTGATGGTGCCGCTGGCCAATCCCGAACACGAGTCTCACCTGATCGAGCTGGCGAGTACGATCGCCGATCAGCGCAACGGCACGGTCGTCGCGACCCACATCATCACCGTCCCCGACCAGACCACGCTGCAACAGGCCGCCGATCGGGCCGACCAAATCGACGAAACCTCCCAGCAGTTGCTCGACCGTGCTCGCGCCGACGCCGAGACGTTCGGCGTCGACATCGAGACACACACCATCCTCTCGCACCGCTCCTTCGAGAAAATCTTCGACGCTGCCCGCACCCACGACGCCGACCTCGTCGTGATGGGATGGGGGCCGAACACCCACGGCGCGCCGGGGCGCGCCGAAAGCGCCACCGAGGAACTCACCCACTCGCTCCCCTGTGACGTGCTCGTCTTCCGTGACCGCGGGTTCGACCCCTCGCGGATCGTCGTGCCGACAGCCGGCGGTCCGGACTCCGAACTCGCCGCGGAGGTGGCCGCACTCCTGCGGGCGGCACGCGACGCCGAAGTGCGGGTGCTCCACGTCGCCGACGACGTGGCGGCGGGCCAGGCGTTCCTCGAGGAGTGGGCGGCCGAACACGGCCTGGACGAGGCGGAGCTCGTCGTCCGCTCGGGCGACATCGAACGCGTCATCGCAGCGGAGGCCGCCGACGCGACGATGCTCGTCATCGGGGCGACCGAACGCGGTCTGCTCTCGCGGCTCGTCAGCGGCACGCTCGTTCTCGACGTAGTCGACGACGTGGACTGTTCGGTGGTCCTCGCGGAGCGGTCTCGGACCCGCGGCCTACTCGAGCGCCTCTTCGGCTAA
- a CDS encoding 5,10-methylenetetrahydromethanopterin reductase encodes MLGIELTPEHPTDRMVDLGLAAEDAGYDTVFVSSHYNNRSPFAVLSRLAAATDDVRLGPGVVNPLERHPVTLAGEVATLAEASDGRAVFGIGPGDPSTLENLGLVEERGLRPVLEAFKVAQRLWDGERVTHDGTFEATDAGLNFDVPGSIPTYVGGEGPHMCKMAAKHADGLLFNGSHPADLRWARDQVAEGLDDRLDGLGDFDLAAYASVSVAADGEAAREAARPPVAFIAGGAAPPVLARHDLDADRAADIGDHLSAGEFSAAFDLVTPAMIDAFCIAGTPDAVAARLDAVLEHADSVVIGSPLGPDLDAAIDLAAAAHDRATE; translated from the coding sequence ATGCTGGGCATTGAACTCACGCCAGAGCATCCGACCGACCGCATGGTCGACCTCGGGCTGGCGGCCGAAGACGCGGGCTACGACACCGTCTTCGTCTCCAGCCACTACAACAACCGCTCGCCGTTTGCCGTCCTTTCGCGACTCGCGGCCGCGACCGACGACGTTCGCCTCGGCCCCGGCGTCGTCAACCCGCTCGAACGCCACCCGGTGACGCTCGCGGGCGAGGTGGCCACCCTCGCGGAGGCGAGCGACGGCCGCGCCGTCTTCGGCATCGGTCCCGGCGACCCCTCGACCCTGGAGAATCTCGGCCTCGTCGAGGAGCGGGGTCTGCGGCCCGTCCTCGAGGCGTTCAAAGTCGCCCAGCGGCTCTGGGACGGCGAGCGCGTCACCCACGACGGCACCTTCGAGGCGACCGACGCCGGCCTCAACTTCGACGTGCCCGGGTCCATCCCCACCTACGTGGGCGGCGAGGGGCCGCATATGTGCAAGATGGCCGCCAAACACGCCGACGGTCTGCTGTTCAACGGCTCGCACCCCGCCGACCTGCGCTGGGCGCGCGACCAGGTCGCGGAGGGCCTCGACGACCGCCTCGACGGTCTCGGCGACTTCGACCTCGCGGCCTACGCGAGCGTCAGCGTCGCCGCCGACGGCGAGGCCGCACGCGAGGCCGCCCGCCCCCCTGTGGCCTTCATCGCGGGCGGCGCGGCGCCGCCCGTCCTCGCCCGCCACGACCTCGACGCGGACCGCGCGGCCGACATCGGCGACCACCTCAGCGCGGGCGAGTTCTCGGCCGCGTTCGACCTCGTGACGCCCGCCATGATCGACGCCTTCTGCATCGCCGGTACGCCGGACGCCGTCGCTGCACGCCTGGATGCCGTCCTCGAACACGCCGACAGCGTCGTCATCGGATCGCCGCTCGGCCCGGATCTCGACGCTGCGATCGACCTTGCGGCCGCGGCCCACGACCGCGCGACTGAGTAG
- the mutL gene encoding DNA mismatch repair endonuclease MutL yields MSVRRLDRETVDRIAAGEVVTRPARVVVELVENALDAGAGRVEIEVTGSGTERIRVADDGRGMSDDEAALAVERHTTSKLPDGDLERVDTLGFRGEALASIADVSRLTLTTNDGGARGVRVGVDDEASVESAGRGCGTTVEVHDLFHNRPARKESLAAPATEFERISDRVAAYALLRPGVAFTLDHDGRRVFTTPGSGSFQDAALAVYGREVARESTTLTAETSVEIGDEEAAVDLRGLLAYPSVTRSANDHVRIAVNGRPVSVPTLRQAVERGYGSLLPGDRHPIVALAVSLPPRAVDPNVHPTKETVALRAGDAVADAVEAAVSDALSTADLRRSADVAMDLEAALDPVDSGPSVLGDAEFVGRFHDLYLLCAADDDLLVIDQHAAHERINYERLRMAVESEGVPSADLDPPATLSLSPGEVAAVESHDDALARLGFDCAPFGGGTVRIRAVPAPFGRVADPESLEAALAALREGESADWRDDLLADLACHPSLKAGDTLSDDDAAALIERLGACEQPFSCPHGRPTVLAIDEAHLAQGFDRHPRRG; encoded by the coding sequence ATGAGCGTGCGACGCCTGGATCGGGAGACGGTCGACCGCATCGCGGCGGGCGAGGTGGTGACGCGGCCGGCGCGGGTCGTGGTCGAACTCGTGGAAAACGCGCTGGACGCCGGGGCCGGCCGCGTCGAAATCGAGGTGACGGGAAGCGGGACGGAACGGATCCGCGTCGCGGACGACGGCCGCGGGATGAGCGACGACGAGGCGGCACTCGCCGTCGAGCGCCACACGACGAGCAAACTCCCCGACGGCGACCTAGAGCGTGTCGACACGCTCGGATTCCGCGGGGAGGCGCTCGCGAGCATCGCCGACGTGTCTCGACTCACGCTGACGACCAACGACGGCGGCGCCCGCGGGGTGCGCGTCGGCGTCGACGACGAGGCGAGCGTCGAGTCGGCGGGGCGTGGCTGCGGTACGACCGTCGAAGTCCACGACCTGTTTCACAACCGCCCGGCGCGCAAGGAGTCGCTGGCCGCGCCGGCGACGGAGTTTGAACGCATCAGCGACCGAGTCGCGGCCTATGCCCTCCTCCGCCCCGGCGTGGCGTTCACCCTCGACCACGACGGCCGCCGCGTGTTCACGACGCCCGGCTCGGGCTCGTTTCAGGACGCCGCACTCGCGGTGTACGGCCGCGAAGTGGCCCGCGAGAGCACGACGCTGACCGCCGAGACGAGCGTCGAAATCGGCGACGAGGAAGCGGCGGTCGACCTCCGGGGCCTGCTCGCGTATCCGTCGGTCACGCGGTCGGCGAACGACCACGTTCGGATCGCCGTCAACGGGCGACCCGTCTCGGTACCGACGCTGCGCCAAGCGGTCGAACGGGGCTACGGCTCGCTCCTCCCCGGTGATCGCCACCCTATCGTCGCGCTCGCGGTGTCGCTCCCGCCGCGAGCGGTGGACCCGAACGTGCATCCGACGAAGGAGACGGTGGCGCTTCGGGCGGGCGACGCCGTCGCCGACGCCGTCGAGGCCGCGGTGAGCGACGCCCTGTCGACGGCCGACCTCCGGCGGTCGGCGGACGTGGCGATGGATCTGGAGGCGGCGCTCGACCCCGTCGATTCCGGGCCGTCGGTGCTCGGCGACGCCGAGTTCGTCGGCCGGTTCCACGACCTGTATCTCCTGTGTGCGGCCGACGACGACCTGCTGGTGATCGATCAGCACGCCGCCCACGAGCGGATCAACTACGAGCGTCTCCGGATGGCGGTCGAATCCGAGGGCGTTCCCTCGGCCGACCTCGACCCGCCGGCGACGCTCTCGCTGTCACCCGGCGAAGTGGCCGCCGTCGAGAGCCACGACGACGCCCTCGCGCGCCTGGGCTTCGACTGTGCGCCCTTCGGCGGCGGAACGGTTCGAATACGGGCAGTGCCCGCCCCGTTCGGCCGGGTGGCCGACCCGGAGTCCCTAGAGGCAGCGCTCGCCGCCCTGCGAGAGGGGGAGTCAGCCGACTGGCGGGACGACCTGCTTGCGGACCTGGCCTGTCATCCGTCGCTGAAGGCGGGCGATACGCTCTCGGACGACGACGCGGCGGCGCTGATCGAGCGCCTGGGGGCGTGCGAGCAGCCGTTCTCGTGCCCGCACGGCCGGCCGACGGTGCTGGCCATCGACGAGGCGCATCTCGCGCAGGGGTTCGACCGCCACCCGCGGCGGGGCTGA
- the mutS gene encoding DNA mismatch repair protein MutS — protein sequence MDAAAETGTDPDAVTGPPDGMVDVRDELTPMLSQYFDCCADYEDALVLFQNGDFYQTYCEAAEETARVCELTLTKREDSTGTYPMAGIPVENAASYVERLLDAGYRVAIAEQVETPEEATGLVDRAVTQVVTPGTVLDDELLGTGTTNYVAAVVREGSTRAVAAVDVSTGDCRVTSVDTAAGLGAELDRLAPAELLVGPDASVDIGALSAEPMVTDHAASELDADAATERLAAYVATPEAVVESDIERRACGVVLAYAEWAQGDDGPLEYVTRITRYDPREALGLDATAMRSLELFENRGAGASETLFGVVDETACALGRRRLDEWLRRPLVDRDAIDARLDAVAALADGALARETVRDALREVYDLERLAGRVSRGRANARDLRSLKATLDAVPAVLDTLEEMDPDADRLRDLRADIDPLDDVQDLIDRAIQVDPPVEVTEGGVIREGFDDELDDLRATEREGREWVADLEARERERTGIDSLSVGHNQVHGYYIEVTDPNLDRVPDDYTRRQTLKNAERFYTPALKRREDEILGAAERADTLEYERFREVRTSVAAETDRLQALASHLADLDALAALATVAVERDYVRPSFHDDGVEVAAGRHPVVEATQERFVPNDATLPQGSVTLVTGPNMSGKSTYMRQVALIVVLAQMGGFVPADAARLPVVDRMFTRVGASDDIAGGQSTFMREMTELSDILHAATDDSLVLLDEVGRGTSTADGRAIARATAEFIHDEVGATTLFATHYHDLTGLATERDGVRNLHFAAESDGETGSDSGVTFLHRVAEGPASSSYGVEVARLAGVPDPVVERSRALVADSPTSDDGAAEQATLDDVETKAAASETSSREAETNGPDDAVASALREADLATTTPIEALTLLADLKDRIEEP from the coding sequence ATGGACGCCGCAGCGGAGACGGGAACCGATCCGGACGCAGTGACCGGCCCACCGGACGGGATGGTCGACGTTCGGGACGAACTCACGCCGATGCTGAGTCAGTATTTCGACTGCTGTGCCGACTACGAGGACGCCCTCGTGCTCTTTCAGAACGGGGATTTCTACCAGACGTACTGCGAGGCCGCCGAGGAGACGGCGCGGGTGTGCGAACTCACGCTGACCAAGCGCGAAGACAGCACGGGGACCTACCCGATGGCGGGGATCCCCGTCGAGAACGCCGCCTCGTACGTGGAGCGGTTGCTCGACGCCGGCTACCGCGTCGCCATCGCAGAACAGGTCGAGACACCCGAAGAGGCGACCGGCCTCGTCGACCGCGCGGTCACCCAGGTCGTGACGCCGGGGACCGTCCTCGACGACGAACTCCTCGGCACGGGAACGACGAACTACGTCGCGGCGGTTGTGAGAGAGGGATCGACCCGCGCCGTCGCCGCCGTCGACGTCTCGACGGGCGACTGCCGAGTCACGAGCGTCGACACCGCGGCGGGTCTCGGGGCGGAACTCGATCGTCTCGCTCCGGCGGAACTGCTGGTCGGCCCCGACGCCAGCGTCGATATCGGCGCGCTGTCGGCCGAACCGATGGTGACCGATCACGCGGCGAGTGAGTTGGACGCGGACGCGGCGACGGAGCGACTCGCCGCGTACGTCGCCACGCCCGAAGCCGTGGTCGAATCGGATATCGAACGCCGGGCCTGCGGCGTCGTCCTCGCGTACGCCGAGTGGGCGCAGGGCGACGACGGGCCACTGGAGTACGTCACGCGGATCACGCGCTACGACCCCCGCGAGGCGCTCGGTCTGGACGCGACGGCGATGCGGAGCCTCGAACTGTTCGAAAACCGCGGCGCGGGCGCGAGCGAGACGCTGTTCGGCGTCGTCGACGAGACGGCCTGCGCGCTGGGCCGCCGGCGCCTCGACGAGTGGCTTCGGCGGCCGCTGGTCGACCGCGACGCCATCGATGCGCGTCTCGACGCCGTGGCCGCCCTCGCCGACGGCGCGCTGGCACGGGAGACGGTCCGAGATGCGCTCCGCGAGGTGTACGACCTCGAACGCCTGGCCGGGCGCGTGTCGCGCGGCCGAGCGAACGCTCGCGACCTGCGGTCGCTGAAGGCGACGCTCGACGCCGTCCCGGCCGTGCTCGACACGCTCGAGGAAATGGATCCGGACGCAGACCGTCTCCGTGACCTCCGAGCCGACATCGACCCGCTCGACGACGTGCAGGACCTGATCGACCGAGCCATCCAGGTCGACCCACCGGTCGAGGTGACGGAGGGCGGCGTGATCCGCGAGGGGTTCGACGACGAACTCGACGACCTGCGCGCGACCGAACGCGAGGGCCGGGAGTGGGTCGCCGACCTCGAAGCGCGGGAACGCGAACGGACGGGCATCGACTCGCTGTCGGTCGGGCACAACCAGGTCCACGGTTACTACATCGAGGTGACCGACCCCAACCTGGACCGCGTCCCCGACGACTACACGCGGCGCCAGACGCTGAAAAACGCCGAGCGCTTCTACACGCCGGCGCTCAAGCGCCGCGAAGACGAGATTCTGGGGGCGGCCGAACGCGCCGACACGCTGGAGTACGAGCGCTTTCGCGAAGTTCGGACATCGGTCGCAGCGGAAACCGATCGCCTGCAGGCGCTGGCGTCGCATCTGGCAGACCTCGACGCGCTGGCAGCGCTCGCAACCGTCGCCGTCGAGCGCGATTACGTGCGCCCGTCGTTCCACGACGACGGTGTCGAGGTGGCGGCCGGCCGCCACCCCGTCGTCGAGGCCACGCAGGAACGGTTCGTCCCGAACGACGCCACGCTGCCGCAGGGGAGCGTAACGCTGGTGACCGGACCGAACATGAGCGGGAAGTCGACGTACATGCGTCAGGTGGCGCTCATCGTCGTCCTCGCGCAGATGGGTGGTTTCGTGCCGGCCGACGCGGCCCGCCTGCCGGTGGTCGACCGGATGTTCACCCGCGTCGGCGCGAGCGACGACATTGCGGGCGGACAGTCCACGTTCATGCGCGAGATGACCGAACTCAGCGACATCCTCCACGCAGCGACGGACGACTCGCTGGTCCTCTTGGACGAAGTGGGACGAGGGACCAGCACCGCCGACGGCCGCGCCATCGCCCGCGCTACCGCCGAGTTCATCCACGACGAGGTGGGCGCCACGACGCTCTTTGCGACCCATTATCACGACCTGACCGGCCTCGCGACGGAACGCGATGGCGTGCGGAATCTGCATTTCGCCGCGGAGAGCGACGGAGAGACCGGGAGCGACTCCGGCGTGACCTTTCTCCACCGGGTCGCGGAGGGGCCGGCCTCGTCGTCGTACGGCGTCGAGGTGGCGCGCCTGGCGGGTGTTCCCGACCCCGTCGTCGAGCGGTCACGGGCGCTCGTCGCGGACAGCCCGACCTCGGACGATGGAGCGGCCGAGCAGGCGACGCTCGACGATGTCGAGACGAAGGCGGCCGCCAGTGAGACATCGTCGCGAGAGGCTGAGACGAACGGCCCCGACGATGCCGTCGCCAGCGCGCTCCGCGAGGCTGACCTCGCGACGACCACGCCCATCGAGGCGCTGACTCTGCTCGCAGATCTCAAAGACCGGATCGAGGAACCATGA
- a CDS encoding coenzyme F420-0:L-glutamate ligase: MNVFAVPDLPEVHPGDSLPALIRERVDLRPDDVVCVASTVVSKVERRIADLSAFDPGPRARELAADLERATGDEKDPRFAQAVLEESTDLLMEAPFLLTETRFGHVTVNAGIDRSNVPGGDLLLLPKRPSESAARIESGLDADRVIVTDTCGRPFRHGQRGVAIGWAGMPAARDWRGERDREGRELDVTVQAVVDELAAAANLVAGEGAGGTPVVVVRDFEFGDHAGSDALFRDVEGDFVRQALRGWSYAGH, translated from the coding sequence ATGAACGTCTTCGCCGTACCGGACCTGCCGGAGGTGCACCCGGGCGACTCGCTCCCGGCGCTCATCCGCGAGCGGGTCGACCTCAGACCGGACGACGTGGTCTGTGTCGCCAGCACCGTCGTCTCGAAAGTCGAGCGTCGTATCGCCGACCTCTCGGCGTTCGACCCCGGCCCCCGCGCCCGCGAACTCGCGGCCGACCTCGAACGCGCCACTGGCGACGAGAAAGACCCGCGGTTCGCCCAGGCGGTGCTCGAAGAGAGCACCGACCTCCTGATGGAGGCGCCCTTCCTCCTGACCGAGACGCGGTTCGGACACGTCACCGTCAACGCGGGTATCGACCGCTCGAACGTCCCCGGCGGCGACCTGTTGCTCCTGCCGAAACGGCCGAGCGAGAGCGCCGCCCGCATCGAATCGGGCCTCGACGCCGACCGCGTGATCGTGACCGACACCTGCGGCCGGCCGTTCCGCCACGGGCAACGCGGCGTCGCGATCGGGTGGGCCGGGATGCCCGCCGCCCGCGACTGGCGGGGCGAACGCGACCGGGAGGGGCGCGAACTCGACGTGACGGTCCAGGCCGTCGTCGACGAACTCGCCGCCGCGGCCAATCTCGTCGCTGGCGAGGGGGCGGGCGGGACGCCCGTCGTCGTCGTTCGCGACTTCGAGTTCGGCGACCACGCGGGGAGCGACGCGCTCTTCCGCGACGTCGAGGGCGACTTCGTTCGCCAGGCGCTCCGGGGGTGGTCGTATGCTGGGCATTGA